In a single window of the Clostridiales bacterium genome:
- the galE gene encoding UDP-glucose 4-epimerase GalE, with protein sequence MTILVTGGAGYIGSHTCVELLNAGHEVVIIDNFCNSSAESVKRVERITSKKIKLYDGDIRDGKVLDKIFKDNKIDSVIHFAGLKAVGESCEKPIEYYDNNLVGTLTLLDKMRKAGCKKIVFSSSATVYGTPEHLPLDENCAVGGTTNPYGTSKYFQEIMLQDVYASDKDWTVVLLRYFNPVGAHESGLIGEDPRGIPNNLTPYVSKVAIGELKEIGVFGNDYDTPDGTGVRDYIHVVDLARGHVAAIEKTTAAGVYTYNLGTGIGYSVFDVIHAFEKACGHELAYAIKPRRAGDIAACYADASKAKLELGWEAKLGIDDMCASLWKWQTMNPKGYGKK encoded by the coding sequence ATGACGATTTTAGTAACGGGCGGCGCGGGCTATATAGGCTCGCATACGTGCGTCGAGCTTTTGAATGCCGGGCACGAAGTTGTTATTATCGATAATTTCTGCAACTCGTCGGCGGAGAGCGTAAAGCGCGTCGAGCGCATAACGAGTAAAAAGATCAAGCTGTACGACGGCGATATCCGCGACGGCAAGGTTCTCGACAAGATTTTCAAGGACAACAAGATCGACAGCGTTATTCATTTCGCGGGCTTGAAGGCGGTTGGCGAGTCGTGCGAAAAACCTATCGAATACTACGACAATAACCTCGTCGGCACGCTTACCCTTCTCGATAAAATGCGTAAAGCGGGCTGCAAGAAAATTGTGTTCTCGTCGTCGGCGACTGTGTACGGTACGCCCGAGCATTTGCCGCTGGACGAGAATTGCGCGGTCGGCGGTACGACCAATCCGTACGGCACGAGCAAGTATTTTCAAGAAATCATGCTCCAAGACGTTTACGCCTCCGATAAAGACTGGACGGTGGTTTTGCTTCGATACTTCAACCCCGTAGGTGCGCACGAGAGCGGGCTTATCGGCGAGGATCCCAGGGGTATACCCAATAACCTTACGCCGTACGTTTCCAAGGTCGCTATCGGCGAGCTTAAAGAAATCGGCGTGTTCGGCAACGACTACGACACTCCCGACGGTACGGGCGTGCGCGACTATATTCACGTTGTCGACCTGGCGCGCGGACACGTTGCGGCTATCGAGAAAACGACCGCCGCGGGCGTGTATACCTACAACCTCGGTACGGGCATAGGTTACAGCGTGTTCGACGTTATTCATGCGTTTGAAAAGGCGTGCGGGCATGAGCTCGCATACGCTATAAAACCCCGCCGCGCGGGCGATATAGCGGCGTGCTATGCCGACGCGAGCAAGGCTAAGCTCGAGCTCGGCTGGGAAGCCAAGCTTGGAATAGATGATATGTGCGCGTCGCTGTGGAAGTGGCAGACCATGAATCCCAAGGGATACGGTAAAAAATGA
- the rpsF gene encoding 30S ribosomal protein S6 — protein MNNYELLYILSDKQDADAKKALVDRFKAIVEPYGEVTAEEWGGGSRKLEYPIQTKISGKHTTGYYILMKFTAPPEIPAEIERQMRISDGVLRFMIEKV, from the coding sequence ATGAATAATTACGAATTGCTTTATATCCTGTCCGACAAGCAGGACGCCGACGCCAAAAAGGCGTTAGTAGATCGTTTCAAAGCGATAGTCGAGCCGTACGGCGAAGTTACGGCTGAGGAATGGGGCGGCGGCAGCCGTAAGCTCGAATATCCCATTCAGACCAAGATTTCCGGCAAGCATACGACCGGCTACTACATTCTCATGAAGTTCACCGCGCCGCCCGAGATCCCCGCGGAAATCGAGCGTCAAATGCGCATCAGCGACGGCGTGCTTCGGTTCATGATCGAAAAGGTGTAA
- a CDS encoding MBL fold metallo-hydrolase, with product MKIKWLGHSSFLLTESTGITLITDPFDKKMVGYSMSEHAADIVCMSHGHADHNYIEGVKNYKQAFRDAGTFEYEGRVHITGVQSYHDDNDGKERGENIIYKIGMDGVNICHMGDIGEPCSPELIERLLPVDVLMIPVGGNYTIDAELAKEYVDRLMPSIVIPMHYKIKHCEIDIDKVDPFLRLFDDEEIQEDIDELELDRYDFDENLPTKVLVLNKK from the coding sequence ATGAAAATCAAATGGTTGGGGCATTCGTCATTCCTCTTGACCGAGAGCACGGGGATTACCCTTATAACCGATCCGTTCGATAAGAAAATGGTCGGGTACTCGATGAGCGAGCACGCCGCGGATATCGTGTGTATGTCGCACGGTCACGCCGATCATAATTACATCGAGGGCGTTAAGAACTATAAACAGGCGTTCAGGGATGCCGGAACGTTCGAGTACGAAGGGCGCGTGCATATTACGGGCGTTCAGTCGTACCATGACGACAACGACGGCAAAGAGCGCGGCGAGAATATAATTTACAAGATCGGCATGGACGGCGTTAATATTTGTCACATGGGCGATATCGGCGAGCCGTGCAGCCCCGAGCTTATCGAGCGGCTGTTGCCCGTCGACGTATTGATGATTCCCGTCGGCGGCAATTACACGATCGACGCCGAGCTTGCCAAGGAGTACGTGGATAGACTCATGCCGTCTATCGTCATTCCCATGCACTATAAAATCAAGCACTGCGAAATAGATATCGACAAGGTCGATCCCTTCCTCAGACTGTTCGACGACGAGGAAATACAAGAGGATATCGACGAGCTCGAACTCGACCGTTACGACTTCGACGAGAACCTGCCGACTAAAGTCTTGGTGCTTAACAAGAAATAA